Proteins encoded by one window of Nomascus leucogenys isolate Asia chromosome 19, Asia_NLE_v1, whole genome shotgun sequence:
- the KLF11 gene encoding Krueppel-like factor 11, protein MHAPDFAGPDDARAVDIMDICESILERKRHDSERSTCSILEQTDMEAVEALVCMSSWGQRSQKGDLLRIRPLTPVSDSGDVTTTVHMDAATPELPKDFHSLSTLCITPPQSPDLVEPSTRTPVSPQVTDSKACTATDVLQSSAVVARALSGGAERGLLGLEPVPSSACRAMGTSVIRHTGESPAACFPTTQTPDCQLSDSREEEQLLGHFETLQDTHLTDSLLNTNLVSCQPCLHKSGGLLLTDKGQQAGWPVAVQTCSPKNYENDLPRKTTPLISVSVPAPPVLCQMIPVTGQSSMLPAFLKPPPQLSVGTVRPILAQAAPAPQPVFVGPPVPQGAVMLVLPQGALPLPAPCAANVMAAGNTKFLPLAPAPVFIASSQNCVPQVDFSRRRNYVCSFPGCRKTYFKSSHLKAHLRTHTGEKPFSCSWDGCDKKFARSDELSRHRRTHTGEKKFVCPVCDRRFMRSDHLTKHARRHMTTKKTPGWQAEVGKLNRIASAESPGSPLVTMPASA, encoded by the exons GTTGACATCATGGACATATGTGAGTCCATCCTGGAGAGGAAGCGGCATGACAGCGAAAGGTCTACTTGCAGCATCTTGGAACAGACAGACATGGAAGCTGTCGAGGCTCTTGTTTGTATGAGCTCCTGGGGTCAAAGATCCCAGAAAGGTGACCTGTTGCGGATAAGACCCCTCACGCCTGTCTCTGACTCTGGGGATGTCACCACCACTGTGCATATGGATGCAGCCACCCCTGAACTACCAAAAGACTTCCATTCTTTATCGACTCTG tgcataaCTCCTCCTCAGAGCCCTGATCTCGTGGAGCCATCGACAAGGACACCTGTTTCTCCCCAAGTAACAGATTCCAAAGCATGCACAGCCACGGATGTCCTCCAGTCCTCTGCCGTAGTGGCCAGAGCTCTGAGCGGGGGCGCGGAGAGGGGCTTGCTGGGTTTGGAGCCAGTGCCCAGCTCTGCCTGCAGGGCCATGGGGACCAGCGTGATCCGACACACTGGGGAGAGCCCTGCTGCCTGCTTTCCCACCACCCAGACTCCAGATTGCCAGCTTTCTGACAGCAGAGAAGAAGAGCAGCTTCTGGGACACTTTGAAACTTTGCAGGACACACACCTCACAGACAGTTTACTCAACACTAACTTGGTGTCCTGTCAGCCCTGCTTGCACAAGTCTGGTGGCCTGCTGCTCACTGACAAAGGCCAGCAGGCAGGGTGGCCTGTTGCAGTTCAGACTTGCTCACCAAAGAATTACGAAAATGACCTGCCCAGGAAAACCACTCCTCTGatttctgtctctgtccctgCTCCCCCTGTCCTTTGCCAGATGATCCCTGTGACTGGACAAAGTAGCATGTTACCAGCTTTTTTGAAGCCCCCTCCCCAGTTGTCTGTGGGGACCGTGAGACCCATCCTAGCTCAGGCTGCTCCAGCGCCTCAACCTGTGTTCGTGGGACCTCCTGTGCCTCAGGGAGCTGTGATGTTGGTCCTGCCCCAGGGAGCCCTCCCTCTGCCTGCCCCCTGTGCAGCCAATGTCATGGCTGCCGGGAATACCAAGTTCTTGCCCCTTGCCCCTGCTCCAGTGTTCATCGCCTCTAGCCAAAACTGTGTCCCTCAGGTAGACTTTTCCCGAAGGAGGAACTATGTTTGCAGTTTCCCAGGTTGCCGGAAGACCTACTTCAAAAGTTCCCACCTTAAGGCCCATCTTCGCACTCACACAG GGGAGAAGCCTTTCAGCTGCAGTTGGGATGGCTGTGATAAAAAGTTTGCTCGTTCGGATGAGCTGTCTCGCCACCGCAGAACTCACACAGGGGAGAAGAAGTTTGTGTGCCCAGTGTGTGACCGACGTTTCATGCGCAGTGACCACCTGACGAAGCATGCCCGGCGCCACATGACGACCAAGAAGACCCCaggctggcaggcagaggttggcaAGCTGAACAGAATCGCCTCTGCAGAGAGCCCGGGGAGCCCACTGGTGACCATGCCAGCCTCTGCCTGA